A region from the Citrobacter telavivensis genome encodes:
- a CDS encoding ATP-binding cassette domain-containing protein, with the protein MSETLLALEDVHVDFPAKKNWLGRVTERVHALNGMDLQIRRGETLGIVGESGCGKSTLAQLLMGMLKPSQGQYQQDSASTEMQMVFQDPLSSLDPRLPVWRIITEPVWIHKRSSERERRALAAALASQVGIRPEYLDRLPHAFSGGQRQRIAIARALSSEPDVIVLDEPTSALDISVQAQILNLLVALQASRNLTYILISHNVSVVRHMSDRVAVMYLGQIVELGDTAQVLTTPAHPYTRLLLDSVPKTGAPLAEELVIRKTELPGNRVLPVGCFFRERCPLAGSGCENRQVLRRLDSGIDVRCWRAG; encoded by the coding sequence ATGTCTGAAACATTACTGGCCTTAGAAGATGTGCACGTTGATTTCCCGGCGAAGAAAAACTGGCTGGGACGGGTGACCGAACGCGTGCACGCGCTCAACGGGATGGATTTACAGATCCGTCGGGGCGAAACGCTGGGGATCGTGGGCGAATCCGGCTGCGGTAAAAGTACGCTGGCGCAGTTACTTATGGGAATGCTGAAACCCAGCCAGGGACAGTATCAGCAGGACTCCGCGTCGACCGAAATGCAGATGGTGTTTCAGGACCCGCTCTCTTCGCTGGATCCGCGTCTGCCCGTCTGGCGGATAATCACCGAACCGGTGTGGATCCACAAGCGCAGTAGCGAGCGGGAGCGTCGGGCGCTGGCCGCCGCGTTAGCAAGCCAGGTCGGGATCCGCCCGGAATATCTCGACCGTCTGCCACACGCCTTCTCCGGCGGGCAGCGTCAGCGTATTGCTATTGCCCGCGCGCTGTCGTCAGAACCGGACGTGATCGTGCTGGATGAACCCACATCTGCGCTGGATATTTCCGTTCAGGCGCAGATCCTGAACCTGCTGGTTGCACTGCAGGCCAGTCGCAATCTGACCTACATTCTGATCTCGCATAACGTCTCGGTGGTACGTCATATGAGCGACCGGGTGGCGGTGATGTACCTCGGGCAAATCGTCGAACTCGGCGACACGGCGCAGGTACTTACCACCCCGGCACATCCTTATACCCGTCTGCTGCTGGATTCCGTGCCAAAAACCGGCGCGCCGCTGGCCGAAGAGTTGGTGATTCGCAAAACGGAGTTGCCCGGCAACCGGGTTCTGCCGGTGGGGTGTTTCTTTCGTGAACGGTGTCCGCTCGCCGGTAGCGGATGTGAAAACCGACAGGTGCTACGCAGACTTGATTCGGGAATCGACGTGCGCTGCTGGCGTGCCGGATAG
- a CDS encoding ABC transporter substrate-binding protein, translating into MKLTLLFRPALLAVALAMTLPAAQAAVPKDMLVIGKAADPQTLDPAVTIDNNDWTVTYPSYQRLVKYKTEGDKGSTEVEGDLASGWKASDDQKEWTFTLDDRAKFADGSAVTAEAVKQSFERLLKISQGPAEAFPKDLKVEAVDAHTVKFTLSQPFAPFLYTLANDGASIVNPAVLKAHAADDARGFLAQNTAGSGPFMLKSWQKGQQLVLVPNPHYAGPKPNFKRVSVKIIGESASRRLQLSRGDIDIADALPVDQLSALKHEGSVAVADYPSLRVTYLYLNNSKAPLNQAELRRAISWSTDYQGMVKGILSGNGKQMRGPIPEGMWGYDPSALQYHFDEAKAKAEWEKVASKPTSLSFLYSDNDPNWEPIALATQASLSKLGITVKLEKLANATMRDRVGKGDYDIAIGNWSPDFADPYMFMNYWFESDKKGLPGNRSFYENAEVDKLLRSALSTTDQTARTTDYQQAQKIVIDEAAYVYLFQKNYQLAMNKEVKGFVFNPMLEQVFNIGTMSK; encoded by the coding sequence ATGAAACTAACTCTGCTATTTCGCCCCGCGTTGCTTGCTGTTGCCCTGGCGATGACCCTGCCTGCGGCTCAGGCTGCCGTCCCGAAAGACATGCTGGTGATCGGCAAAGCCGCCGATCCGCAAACCCTTGACCCGGCGGTTACCATTGATAATAACGACTGGACGGTCACTTATCCGTCCTATCAGCGGCTGGTGAAGTATAAAACCGAGGGTGACAAAGGCTCTACCGAAGTGGAAGGCGATCTGGCAAGCGGCTGGAAAGCCTCTGACGATCAGAAAGAGTGGACCTTTACGCTTGACGATCGGGCCAAATTTGCCGACGGCTCCGCCGTGACCGCCGAGGCGGTGAAACAGTCCTTCGAGCGTCTGCTGAAAATCAGCCAGGGGCCCGCAGAAGCGTTTCCCAAAGATCTCAAAGTGGAAGCCGTTGATGCACACACGGTGAAATTTACCCTCAGCCAACCGTTCGCGCCGTTTCTCTATACGTTGGCCAATGACGGGGCGTCGATCGTCAACCCTGCCGTGCTGAAAGCGCATGCGGCGGATGACGCTCGCGGCTTTCTGGCGCAAAACACCGCAGGCTCCGGGCCGTTTATGCTGAAAAGCTGGCAGAAAGGTCAACAACTGGTGCTGGTTCCGAACCCGCATTACGCCGGGCCAAAACCGAATTTTAAACGCGTGTCGGTGAAAATCATCGGTGAGAGTGCGTCGCGTCGCCTGCAACTGTCGCGTGGCGATATCGATATCGCCGATGCCCTGCCGGTGGATCAGCTCAGCGCGTTAAAACACGAAGGCAGCGTTGCGGTGGCGGACTATCCGTCGCTGCGCGTGACCTATCTTTATCTGAACAACAGCAAAGCGCCGCTGAATCAGGCGGAACTGCGTCGGGCTATCTCCTGGTCCACCGACTATCAGGGCATGGTGAAAGGGATCCTCAGCGGTAACGGCAAACAGATGCGCGGGCCTATCCCGGAAGGCATGTGGGGCTATGACCCCTCTGCGCTGCAATATCACTTTGATGAAGCCAAAGCGAAAGCTGAATGGGAGAAAGTCGCCAGCAAACCTACCAGCCTGAGCTTCCTCTATTCCGATAACGATCCAAACTGGGAGCCGATTGCCCTCGCCACTCAGGCCAGCCTCAGCAAACTGGGCATTACCGTGAAGCTGGAAAAACTGGCGAATGCCACGATGCGCGATCGCGTGGGTAAAGGCGATTACGACATCGCCATCGGCAACTGGAGTCCGGACTTCGCTGACCCGTATATGTTCATGAACTACTGGTTCGAGTCTGACAAGAAAGGACTGCCCGGAAACCGTTCGTTCTATGAAAATGCCGAGGTCGACAAGCTGTTGCGCAGTGCGCTGAGCACGACCGATCAGACGGCCAGAACCACGGACTACCAGCAGGCACAGAAGATAGTCATTGATGAAGCGGCTTACGTCTATCTGTTCCAGAAGAACTACCAGTTAGCGATGAACAAAGAGGTCAAAGGCTTCGTGTTCAATCCGATGCTCGAGCAGGTCTTTAATATCGGCACCATGAGCAAATAA
- a CDS encoding D,D-dipeptide ABC transporter permease, whose product MMLTEETPTPVRATRRRIDWARLFWLMKGSPLTLIGGAIIVLMLLLMVLSPWLTPYDPNAIDLSARLLPPTATHWFGTDEVGRDLFSRVLVGSQQSIVAGLVVVGIAGGVGSLLGCLSGVMGGRADAIIMRMMDIMLSIPSLVLTMALAAALGPSLLNAMLAIAIVRIPFYVRLARGQTLVVRQFAYVQAARTYGASRWHLISWHILRNSLPPLIVQASLDIGSAILMAATLGFIGLGAQQPSAEWGAMVAIGRNYVLDQWWYCAFPGAAILITAVGFNLFGDGIRDLLDPKAGGKQ is encoded by the coding sequence ATGATGTTAACCGAAGAGACCCCGACGCCGGTTCGCGCGACGCGTCGGCGCATAGACTGGGCCAGACTGTTCTGGCTGATGAAGGGCAGTCCGCTGACCCTAATTGGCGGGGCGATCATTGTCCTGATGCTGTTGCTGATGGTGTTGTCGCCGTGGCTAACGCCTTACGATCCGAATGCCATTGATTTAAGCGCACGGTTGTTGCCACCGACGGCGACGCACTGGTTCGGAACGGATGAGGTCGGACGGGATCTGTTCAGTCGCGTGCTGGTGGGCAGCCAGCAGTCGATTGTCGCCGGGCTGGTGGTGGTCGGGATTGCCGGCGGCGTTGGCTCACTGCTCGGTTGTCTGTCCGGCGTGATGGGCGGTCGCGCTGACGCCATCATCATGCGGATGATGGATATCATGTTGTCTATCCCCTCTCTGGTGCTGACGATGGCGCTGGCCGCCGCGCTGGGTCCGAGCCTGCTTAACGCGATGCTGGCAATTGCCATTGTGCGCATTCCCTTTTATGTGCGACTGGCGCGCGGACAAACGCTGGTCGTGCGCCAGTTTGCCTATGTGCAGGCTGCCCGCACGTACGGTGCCTCCCGCTGGCATTTGATCAGTTGGCACATCCTGCGCAACTCGCTGCCGCCGCTGATTGTGCAGGCGTCGCTGGATATCGGCAGCGCCATCCTGATGGCGGCAACATTGGGCTTTATCGGGCTTGGTGCCCAGCAACCGAGCGCAGAATGGGGGGCAATGGTGGCGATTGGCCGCAACTACGTTCTCGATCAGTGGTGGTATTGCGCCTTCCCCGGTGCCGCCATCCTGATCACCGCCGTCGGTTTTAACCTGTTCGGTGACGGGATCCGCGATCTGCTGGATCCGAAAGCAGGAGGAAAACAGTGA
- a CDS encoding ABC transporter permease subunit: MTFWSILRQRCWGLVLVVAGVCVITFIISHLIPGDPARLLAGDRASEEIVENIRQQLGLNQPLYVQFARYVGDVFQGDLGISIRTGRPVMEELRVFFPATLELAFCSLLLALVIGIPLGILSAVWRNRWLDHLVRLMAITGISTPAFWLGLGVIVLFYGQLHILPGGGRLDDWLDPPTHVTGFYLIDALLEGNGEVFFNALQHLILPSLTLAFVHLGIVARQIRSAMLEQLSEDYIRTAKASGLPGWYIVLCYALPNALIPSITVLGLALGDLLYGAVLTETVFAWPGMGAWVVTSIQALDFPAVMGFAVVVSFAYVLVNLVVDLLYLWVDPRIGRGGAE, encoded by the coding sequence ATGACTTTCTGGAGCATTTTGCGCCAGCGCTGCTGGGGACTTGTCCTTGTCGTGGCCGGCGTTTGCGTCATCACTTTTATTATTTCGCACCTGATCCCCGGCGATCCGGCGCGCCTGCTGGCGGGCGACCGGGCAAGCGAAGAGATTGTCGAGAACATTCGCCAACAGCTTGGGTTGAATCAACCGCTGTACGTGCAGTTTGCCCGCTACGTAGGCGATGTCTTTCAGGGCGACTTAGGCATTTCGATTCGCACCGGACGTCCGGTGATGGAAGAGCTGCGCGTTTTTTTCCCGGCCACGCTGGAGCTGGCCTTTTGCTCGCTACTGCTGGCGCTGGTCATCGGTATTCCGTTAGGCATCCTCTCCGCCGTCTGGCGTAATCGCTGGCTGGACCATCTGGTGCGCCTGATGGCGATCACCGGTATTTCAACGCCGGCTTTCTGGCTGGGCCTGGGCGTTATCGTGCTGTTTTACGGACAACTGCACATTTTACCGGGAGGCGGACGACTGGATGACTGGTTGGATCCGCCGACGCATGTCACCGGGTTTTATCTGATTGATGCCCTGCTGGAAGGCAACGGCGAGGTCTTTTTCAATGCGCTACAGCATCTGATTTTACCGTCGCTGACGCTGGCGTTCGTTCATCTGGGGATTGTGGCACGGCAAATTCGTTCTGCGATGCTGGAACAGCTCAGTGAAGATTATATCCGCACGGCTAAAGCCAGCGGTCTTCCCGGCTGGTACATCGTACTGTGTTACGCCCTGCCCAACGCGCTGATCCCGTCGATCACCGTACTTGGACTGGCGCTGGGCGATCTGCTGTATGGCGCAGTACTGACCGAAACTGTTTTTGCCTGGCCCGGTATGGGCGCCTGGGTGGTAACGTCGATTCAGGCGCTTGATTTCCCGGCGGTGATGGGCTTTGCCGTGGTGGTCTCTTTTGCTTATGTGCTGGTCAACCTGGTGGTCGATCTGCTCTATCTGTGGGTGGACCCACGCATCGGGCGCGGAGGTGCTGAATGA
- a CDS encoding stationary-phase-induced ribosome-associated protein has translation MKSNRQARHILGLDHKISNQRKVVTEGEKSSVVNNPTGRKRHADSKK, from the coding sequence ATGAAATCGAACCGTCAGGCCCGTCATATTCTTGGACTGGACCATAAAATCTCCAATCAGCGCAAAGTGGTGACTGAAGGTGAAAAATCCAGCGTGGTGAACAACCCTACCGGCAGAAAACGCCACGCAGACAGCAAGAAGTAA
- the osmC gene encoding peroxiredoxin OsmC: protein MTIHKKGQAHWEGDIKRGKGTVSTESGVLNQQPYGFNTRFEGVKGTNPEELIGAAHAACFSMALSLMLGEAGFTPEAIDTTADVSLDKVDAGFAITKIALHSEVKVPGIDAATFDGIIQKAKAGCPVSQVLKTEITLDYQLKS from the coding sequence ATGACTATCCATAAGAAAGGTCAGGCACACTGGGAAGGCGACATCAAACGCGGAAAAGGCACTGTTTCGACGGAAAGTGGCGTGCTTAACCAGCAGCCTTATGGTTTTAATACCCGCTTTGAAGGGGTGAAAGGCACCAACCCGGAAGAGTTGATTGGCGCGGCGCATGCCGCCTGTTTCTCAATGGCGCTGTCGTTGATGCTTGGCGAAGCAGGCTTCACGCCAGAGGCTATCGACACCACGGCGGACGTGTCGCTGGATAAAGTCGATGCCGGTTTTGCCATTACCAAAATTGCGCTACACAGCGAAGTGAAGGTGCCGGGAATCGATGCCGCCACCTTCGACGGTATCATCCAGAAAGCGAAAGCCGGCTGCCCGGTCTCGCAGGTGCTGAAAACGGAAATCACCCTCGATTATCAACTGAAGTCATAG
- a CDS encoding ATP-binding cassette domain-containing protein, whose translation MTQPVLAIDDLHLSFPGYKADVHALSHVSLRIHRGEIVGVVGESGSGKSVTAMLTMRLLPEGSYRIHQGRVSLLGEDVLNASEKQMRQWRGARVAMIFQEPMTALNPTRRIGQQMVEVIRHHQTVSRAQAREKAITLLEEMQIPDAAGVMSRFPFELSGGMRQRVMIALAFSCEPELIIADEPTTALDVTVQLQVLRLLKHKARASGTAVLFISHDMAVVSQLCDRLYVMYAGSVIESGPTDAVIHHPTHPYSIGLLKCAPEQGEPRQPLPAIPGTVPDLTCLPHGCAFRDRCFAAGPLCETIPTMSPLGAGDQRSACWYPHLESSHV comes from the coding sequence ATGACTCAACCGGTGCTGGCAATAGACGATTTACACTTAAGCTTTCCGGGATACAAAGCCGATGTTCATGCACTGAGCCATGTGTCGCTGCGCATTCATCGCGGCGAGATTGTCGGCGTGGTGGGCGAATCAGGCTCCGGGAAGTCGGTCACGGCGATGCTCACCATGCGTCTGCTGCCGGAAGGCAGCTATCGCATCCATCAGGGGCGCGTCTCGTTACTGGGCGAAGATGTGCTGAACGCCAGTGAGAAGCAGATGCGCCAGTGGCGCGGCGCCCGCGTGGCGATGATCTTCCAGGAGCCGATGACGGCCCTCAACCCGACGCGCCGTATTGGCCAGCAGATGGTTGAGGTGATTCGCCACCACCAGACGGTGAGTCGTGCGCAGGCCCGCGAAAAAGCGATTACCCTGCTGGAAGAGATGCAGATCCCCGACGCCGCCGGGGTGATGAGCCGCTTTCCGTTTGAGCTTTCGGGTGGGATGCGTCAGCGGGTCATGATCGCCCTTGCCTTCTCCTGCGAGCCGGAACTGATCATCGCCGATGAACCTACCACCGCGCTGGACGTCACCGTGCAGTTGCAGGTGCTGCGGTTGCTGAAGCACAAAGCCCGCGCCAGCGGTACGGCCGTGCTGTTTATCAGTCATGACATGGCGGTGGTGTCGCAACTGTGCGACCGGCTGTACGTGATGTATGCCGGAAGCGTCATTGAAAGCGGCCCGACCGATGCCGTGATTCACCATCCGACCCATCCCTATTCGATTGGCCTGCTCAAATGTGCGCCGGAACAGGGTGAACCGCGTCAACCGCTGCCGGCAATCCCAGGCACCGTGCCGGATCTCACCTGTTTGCCGCACGGCTGCGCGTTTCGGGATCGCTGTTTTGCCGCGGGTCCGCTTTGCGAAACGATACCCACCATGAGCCCCCTCGGCGCTGGCGACCAGCGGTCAGCCTGCTGGTATCCCCATCTGGAGAGTTCCCATGTCTGA